The Phocoena phocoena chromosome 21, mPhoPho1.1, whole genome shotgun sequence genome includes a region encoding these proteins:
- the FGFR1 gene encoding fibroblast growth factor receptor 1 isoform X1 yields the protein MWSWKCLLFWAVLVTATLCTARPAPTLPEQGKAQWVLWVAAAAQPWGAPVEVESLLVHPGDLLQLRCRLRDDVQSINWLRDGVQLVESNRTRITGEEVEVRDSVPADSGLYACVTSSPSGSDTTYFSVNVSDALPSSEDDDDDDDSSSEEKETDNTKPNPVAPYWTSPEKMEKKLHAVPAAKTVKFKCPSSGTPNPTLRWLKNGKEFKPDHRIGGYKVRYATWSIIMDSVVPSDKGNYTCVVENEYGSINHTYQLDVVERSPHRPILQAGLPANKTVALGSNVEFMCKVYSDPQPHIQWLKHIEVNGSKIGPDNLPYVQILKTAGVNTTDKEMEVLHLRNVSFEDAGEYTCLAGNSIGLSHHSAWLTVLEALEERPAVMTSPLYLEIIIYCTGAFLISCMVGSVIIYKMKSGTKKSDFHSQMAVHKLAKSIPLRRQVTECRWGVSADSSASMNSGVLLVRPSRLSSSGTPMLAGVSEYELPEDPRWELPRDRLVLGKPLGEGCFGQVVLAEAIGLDKDKPNRVTKVAVKMLKSDATEKDLSDLISEMEMMKMIGKHKNIINLLGACTQDGPLYVIVEYASKGNLREYLQARRPPGLEYCYNPSRHPEEQLSSKDLVSCAYQVARGMEYLASKKCIHRDLAARNVLVTEDNVMKIADFGLARDIHHIDYYKKTTNGRLPVKWMAPEALFDRIYTHQSDVWSFGVLLWEIFTLGGSPYPGVPVEELFKLLKEGHRMDKPSNCTNELYMMMRDCWHAVPSQRPTFKQLVEDLDRIVALTSNQEYLDLSMPLDQYSPSFPDTRSSTCSSGEDSVFSHEPLPEEPCLPRHPAQLANGGLKRR from the exons TGGGTCCTCTGG GTGGCGGCAGCAGCCCAGCCCTGGGGAGCCCCCGTGGAAGTGGAGTCCCTCCTGGTCCACCCCGGTGACCTGCTGCAGCTCCGCTGTCGGCTGCGGGACGATGTTCAGAGCATCAACTGGCTGCGGGACGGGGTGCAGCTGGTGGAAAGCAACCGCACCCGCATCAcgggggaggaggtggaggtgcgGGATTCCGTGCCCGCCGACTCCGGCCTCTACGCCTGCGTGACCAGCAGCCCCTCGGGCAGCGATACCACCTACTTCTCCGTCAACGTCTCAG ATGCTCTCCCCTCCTCGGAGgacgatgatgacgatgatgactCCTCTTCAGAGGAGAAAGAGACCGATAACACCAAACCAAACC CCGTGGCTCCCTACTGGACGTCGccagaaaagatggaaaagaaactgCACGCAGTGCCAGCTGCCAAGACAGTGAAGTTCAAATGCCCTTCCAGTGGGACCCCTAACCCCACGCTCCGCTGGCTGAAAAATGGCAAAGAATTCAAGCCTGACCACAGGATCGGAGGCTACAAG GTCCGTTATGCCACCTGGAGCATCATAATGGACTCCGTGGTGCCTTCTGATAAGGGCAACTACACCTGTGTCGTGGAGAACGAGTATGGCAGCATCAACCACACCTACCAGCTTGATGTCGTGG agCGGTCCCCTCACCGGCCCATCCTGCAGGCAGGGTTGCCAGCCAACAAGACAGTGGCCCTGGGCAGCAATGTGGAGTTCATGTGTAAGGTGTACAGCGACCCGCAGCCCCATATCCAGTGGCTAAAGCACATCGAGGTGAATGGGAGTAAGATTGGTCCGGACAACCTGCCTTATGTCCAGATCTTGAAG ACGGCCGGAGTTAATACCACCGACAAAGAGATGGAGGTGCTGCACTTAAGGAATGTCTCCTTTGAGGACGCGGGGGAGTATACATGCTTGGCGGGTAACTCTATCGGACTCTCCCATCACTCTGCATGGTTGACCGTTCTGGAAG CCCTGGAAGAGAGACCGGCGGTGATGACCTCGCCCCTGTACCTGGAGATCATCATCTATTGCACGGGGGCCTTCCTCATCTCCTGCATGGTGGGGTCTGTCATCATCTATAAGATGAAGAGTGGCACCAAGAAGAGTGACTTCCACAGCCAGATGGCCGTGCACAAGCTGGCCAAGAGCATCCCTCTGCGCAGACAGGTAACAGAATGTAGATGGGGG GTGTCGGCCGACTCCAGCGCATCCATGAACTCTGGGGTCCTGCTGGTCCGGCCCTCGCGTCTCTCCTCCAGCGGGACCCCCATGCTGGCTGGGGTCTCTGAATACGAGCTTCCCGAAGACCCTCGCTGGGAGCTGCCTCGGGACAG ACTGGTTTTAGGCAAACCCCTGGGAGAGGGCTGCTTTGGGCAGGTGGTGTTGGCGGAGGCCATTGGGCTGGACAAGGACAAACCCAACCGGGTGACCAAAGTGGCTGTGAAGATGCTGAAGT CGGATGCAACCGAGAAAGACCTGTCGGACCTGATCTCCGAAATGGAGATGATGAAGATGATTGGGAAACACAAGAACATCATCAACCTGCTGGGGGCCTGCACGCAGGACG GCCCCCTGTATGTCATCGTGGAGTACGCCTCCAAGGGCAACCTCCGAGAGTACCTGCAGGCCCGGAGGCCGCCGGGGCTGGAATACTGCTACAATCCCAGCCGTCATCCCGAGGAACAGCTGTCCTCCAAGGACCTGGTATCCTGTGCCTATCAGGTGGCCCGAGGCATGGAGTATCTCGCCTCCAAGAAG TGCATACACCGAGACCTGGCCGCCAGGAACGTGCTGGTGACGGAGGACAACGTGATGAAGATCGCAGACTTTGGCCTAGCTCGTGACATCCACCACATCGACTACTATAAAAAGACGACCAAC GGCCGACTGCCTGTCAAGTGGATGGCACCCGAGGCCTTGTTTGACCGGATCTACACCCACCAGAGCGACGT GTGGTCTTTTGGGGTGCTTCTGTGGGAAATCTTCACTCTGGGCGGCTCCCCGTACCCTGGCGTCCCTGTGGAGGAGCTTTTCAAGCTGCTGAAGGAGGGTCATCGTATGGACAAGCCCAGTAACTGCACCAATGAGCT GTACATGATGATGCGAGACTGCTGGCATGCGGTACCCTCTCAAAGACCTACCTTCAAGCAGCTGGTGGAAGACCTGGACCGCATAGTGGCCTTGACCTCCAACCAG GAGTACCTGGACCTATCAATGCCCCTGGACCAGTACTCCCCCAGCTTCCCCGACACCCGCAGCTCTACCTGCTCCTCTGGGGAGGATTCCGTCTTCTCTCACGAGCCCTTGCCCGAGGAGCCCTGTCTGCCCCGACACCCGGCCCAGCTGGCCAATGGCGGACTCAAACGGCGCTGA
- the FGFR1 gene encoding fibroblast growth factor receptor 1 isoform X2 gives MWSWKCLLFWAVLVTATLCTARPAPTLPEQAQPWGAPVEVESLLVHPGDLLQLRCRLRDDVQSINWLRDGVQLVESNRTRITGEEVEVRDSVPADSGLYACVTSSPSGSDTTYFSVNVSVPIDALPSSEDDDDDDDSSSEEKETDNTKPNPVAPYWTSPEKMEKKLHAVPAAKTVKFKCPSSGTPNPTLRWLKNGKEFKPDHRIGGYKVRYATWSIIMDSVVPSDKGNYTCVVENEYGSINHTYQLDVVERSPHRPILQAGLPANKTVALGSNVEFMCKVYSDPQPHIQWLKHIEVNGSKIGPDNLPYVQILKHSGINSSDAEVLTLFNVTEAQSGEYVCKVSNYIGEANQSAWLTVTRPVAKALEERPAVMTSPLYLEIIIYCTGAFLISCMVGSVIIYKMKSGTKKSDFHSQMAVHKLAKSIPLRRQVTECRWGVSADSSASMNSGVLLVRPSRLSSSGTPMLAGVSEYELPEDPRWELPRDRLVLGKPLGEGCFGQVVLAEAIGLDKDKPNRVTKVAVKMLKSDATEKDLSDLISEMEMMKMIGKHKNIINLLGACTQDGPLYVIVEYASKGNLREYLQARRPPGLEYCYNPSRHPEEQLSSKDLVSCAYQVARGMEYLASKKCIHRDLAARNVLVTEDNVMKIADFGLARDIHHIDYYKKTTNGRLPVKWMAPEALFDRIYTHQSDVWSFGVLLWEIFTLGGSPYPGVPVEELFKLLKEGHRMDKPSNCTNELYMMMRDCWHAVPSQRPTFKQLVEDLDRIVALTSNQEYLDLSMPLDQYSPSFPDTRSSTCSSGEDSVFSHEPLPEEPCLPRHPAQLANGGLKRR, from the exons CCCAGCCCTGGGGAGCCCCCGTGGAAGTGGAGTCCCTCCTGGTCCACCCCGGTGACCTGCTGCAGCTCCGCTGTCGGCTGCGGGACGATGTTCAGAGCATCAACTGGCTGCGGGACGGGGTGCAGCTGGTGGAAAGCAACCGCACCCGCATCAcgggggaggaggtggaggtgcgGGATTCCGTGCCCGCCGACTCCGGCCTCTACGCCTGCGTGACCAGCAGCCCCTCGGGCAGCGATACCACCTACTTCTCCGTCAACGTCTCAG ttcccatAGATGCTCTCCCCTCCTCGGAGgacgatgatgacgatgatgactCCTCTTCAGAGGAGAAAGAGACCGATAACACCAAACCAAACC CCGTGGCTCCCTACTGGACGTCGccagaaaagatggaaaagaaactgCACGCAGTGCCAGCTGCCAAGACAGTGAAGTTCAAATGCCCTTCCAGTGGGACCCCTAACCCCACGCTCCGCTGGCTGAAAAATGGCAAAGAATTCAAGCCTGACCACAGGATCGGAGGCTACAAG GTCCGTTATGCCACCTGGAGCATCATAATGGACTCCGTGGTGCCTTCTGATAAGGGCAACTACACCTGTGTCGTGGAGAACGAGTATGGCAGCATCAACCACACCTACCAGCTTGATGTCGTGG agCGGTCCCCTCACCGGCCCATCCTGCAGGCAGGGTTGCCAGCCAACAAGACAGTGGCCCTGGGCAGCAATGTGGAGTTCATGTGTAAGGTGTACAGCGACCCGCAGCCCCATATCCAGTGGCTAAAGCACATCGAGGTGAATGGGAGTAAGATTGGTCCGGACAACCTGCCTTATGTCCAGATCTTGAAG CATTCGGGGATAAATAGCTCGGATGCGGAGGTGCTGACCCTGTTCAATGTGACAGAGGCCCAGAGCGGGGAGTATGTGTGTAAGGTTTCCAATTATATTGGTGAAGCTAACCAGTCTGCGTGGCTCACAGTCACCAGACCTGTGGCAAAAG CCCTGGAAGAGAGACCGGCGGTGATGACCTCGCCCCTGTACCTGGAGATCATCATCTATTGCACGGGGGCCTTCCTCATCTCCTGCATGGTGGGGTCTGTCATCATCTATAAGATGAAGAGTGGCACCAAGAAGAGTGACTTCCACAGCCAGATGGCCGTGCACAAGCTGGCCAAGAGCATCCCTCTGCGCAGACAGGTAACAGAATGTAGATGGGGG GTGTCGGCCGACTCCAGCGCATCCATGAACTCTGGGGTCCTGCTGGTCCGGCCCTCGCGTCTCTCCTCCAGCGGGACCCCCATGCTGGCTGGGGTCTCTGAATACGAGCTTCCCGAAGACCCTCGCTGGGAGCTGCCTCGGGACAG ACTGGTTTTAGGCAAACCCCTGGGAGAGGGCTGCTTTGGGCAGGTGGTGTTGGCGGAGGCCATTGGGCTGGACAAGGACAAACCCAACCGGGTGACCAAAGTGGCTGTGAAGATGCTGAAGT CGGATGCAACCGAGAAAGACCTGTCGGACCTGATCTCCGAAATGGAGATGATGAAGATGATTGGGAAACACAAGAACATCATCAACCTGCTGGGGGCCTGCACGCAGGACG GCCCCCTGTATGTCATCGTGGAGTACGCCTCCAAGGGCAACCTCCGAGAGTACCTGCAGGCCCGGAGGCCGCCGGGGCTGGAATACTGCTACAATCCCAGCCGTCATCCCGAGGAACAGCTGTCCTCCAAGGACCTGGTATCCTGTGCCTATCAGGTGGCCCGAGGCATGGAGTATCTCGCCTCCAAGAAG TGCATACACCGAGACCTGGCCGCCAGGAACGTGCTGGTGACGGAGGACAACGTGATGAAGATCGCAGACTTTGGCCTAGCTCGTGACATCCACCACATCGACTACTATAAAAAGACGACCAAC GGCCGACTGCCTGTCAAGTGGATGGCACCCGAGGCCTTGTTTGACCGGATCTACACCCACCAGAGCGACGT GTGGTCTTTTGGGGTGCTTCTGTGGGAAATCTTCACTCTGGGCGGCTCCCCGTACCCTGGCGTCCCTGTGGAGGAGCTTTTCAAGCTGCTGAAGGAGGGTCATCGTATGGACAAGCCCAGTAACTGCACCAATGAGCT GTACATGATGATGCGAGACTGCTGGCATGCGGTACCCTCTCAAAGACCTACCTTCAAGCAGCTGGTGGAAGACCTGGACCGCATAGTGGCCTTGACCTCCAACCAG GAGTACCTGGACCTATCAATGCCCCTGGACCAGTACTCCCCCAGCTTCCCCGACACCCGCAGCTCTACCTGCTCCTCTGGGGAGGATTCCGTCTTCTCTCACGAGCCCTTGCCCGAGGAGCCCTGTCTGCCCCGACACCCGGCCCAGCTGGCCAATGGCGGACTCAAACGGCGCTGA
- the FGFR1 gene encoding fibroblast growth factor receptor 1 isoform X3: MWSWKCLLFWAVLVTATLCTARPAPTLPEQAQPWGAPVEVESLLVHPGDLLQLRCRLRDDVQSINWLRDGVQLVESNRTRITGEEVEVRDSVPADSGLYACVTSSPSGSDTTYFSVNVSDALPSSEDDDDDDDSSSEEKETDNTKPNRMPVAPYWTSPEKMEKKLHAVPAAKTVKFKCPSSGTPNPTLRWLKNGKEFKPDHRIGGYKVRYATWSIIMDSVVPSDKGNYTCVVENEYGSINHTYQLDVVERSPHRPILQAGLPANKTVALGSNVEFMCKVYSDPQPHIQWLKHIEVNGSKIGPDNLPYVQILKHSGINSSDAEVLTLFNVTEAQSGEYVCKVSNYIGEANQSAWLTVTRPVAKALEERPAVMTSPLYLEIIIYCTGAFLISCMVGSVIIYKMKSGTKKSDFHSQMAVHKLAKSIPLRRQVTECRWGVSADSSASMNSGVLLVRPSRLSSSGTPMLAGVSEYELPEDPRWELPRDRLVLGKPLGEGCFGQVVLAEAIGLDKDKPNRVTKVAVKMLKSDATEKDLSDLISEMEMMKMIGKHKNIINLLGACTQDGPLYVIVEYASKGNLREYLQARRPPGLEYCYNPSRHPEEQLSSKDLVSCAYQVARGMEYLASKKCIHRDLAARNVLVTEDNVMKIADFGLARDIHHIDYYKKTTNGRLPVKWMAPEALFDRIYTHQSDVWSFGVLLWEIFTLGGSPYPGVPVEELFKLLKEGHRMDKPSNCTNELYMMMRDCWHAVPSQRPTFKQLVEDLDRIVALTSNQEYLDLSMPLDQYSPSFPDTRSSTCSSGEDSVFSHEPLPEEPCLPRHPAQLANGGLKRR; encoded by the exons CCCAGCCCTGGGGAGCCCCCGTGGAAGTGGAGTCCCTCCTGGTCCACCCCGGTGACCTGCTGCAGCTCCGCTGTCGGCTGCGGGACGATGTTCAGAGCATCAACTGGCTGCGGGACGGGGTGCAGCTGGTGGAAAGCAACCGCACCCGCATCAcgggggaggaggtggaggtgcgGGATTCCGTGCCCGCCGACTCCGGCCTCTACGCCTGCGTGACCAGCAGCCCCTCGGGCAGCGATACCACCTACTTCTCCGTCAACGTCTCAG ATGCTCTCCCCTCCTCGGAGgacgatgatgacgatgatgactCCTCTTCAGAGGAGAAAGAGACCGATAACACCAAACCAAACCGTATGC CCGTGGCTCCCTACTGGACGTCGccagaaaagatggaaaagaaactgCACGCAGTGCCAGCTGCCAAGACAGTGAAGTTCAAATGCCCTTCCAGTGGGACCCCTAACCCCACGCTCCGCTGGCTGAAAAATGGCAAAGAATTCAAGCCTGACCACAGGATCGGAGGCTACAAG GTCCGTTATGCCACCTGGAGCATCATAATGGACTCCGTGGTGCCTTCTGATAAGGGCAACTACACCTGTGTCGTGGAGAACGAGTATGGCAGCATCAACCACACCTACCAGCTTGATGTCGTGG agCGGTCCCCTCACCGGCCCATCCTGCAGGCAGGGTTGCCAGCCAACAAGACAGTGGCCCTGGGCAGCAATGTGGAGTTCATGTGTAAGGTGTACAGCGACCCGCAGCCCCATATCCAGTGGCTAAAGCACATCGAGGTGAATGGGAGTAAGATTGGTCCGGACAACCTGCCTTATGTCCAGATCTTGAAG CATTCGGGGATAAATAGCTCGGATGCGGAGGTGCTGACCCTGTTCAATGTGACAGAGGCCCAGAGCGGGGAGTATGTGTGTAAGGTTTCCAATTATATTGGTGAAGCTAACCAGTCTGCGTGGCTCACAGTCACCAGACCTGTGGCAAAAG CCCTGGAAGAGAGACCGGCGGTGATGACCTCGCCCCTGTACCTGGAGATCATCATCTATTGCACGGGGGCCTTCCTCATCTCCTGCATGGTGGGGTCTGTCATCATCTATAAGATGAAGAGTGGCACCAAGAAGAGTGACTTCCACAGCCAGATGGCCGTGCACAAGCTGGCCAAGAGCATCCCTCTGCGCAGACAGGTAACAGAATGTAGATGGGGG GTGTCGGCCGACTCCAGCGCATCCATGAACTCTGGGGTCCTGCTGGTCCGGCCCTCGCGTCTCTCCTCCAGCGGGACCCCCATGCTGGCTGGGGTCTCTGAATACGAGCTTCCCGAAGACCCTCGCTGGGAGCTGCCTCGGGACAG ACTGGTTTTAGGCAAACCCCTGGGAGAGGGCTGCTTTGGGCAGGTGGTGTTGGCGGAGGCCATTGGGCTGGACAAGGACAAACCCAACCGGGTGACCAAAGTGGCTGTGAAGATGCTGAAGT CGGATGCAACCGAGAAAGACCTGTCGGACCTGATCTCCGAAATGGAGATGATGAAGATGATTGGGAAACACAAGAACATCATCAACCTGCTGGGGGCCTGCACGCAGGACG GCCCCCTGTATGTCATCGTGGAGTACGCCTCCAAGGGCAACCTCCGAGAGTACCTGCAGGCCCGGAGGCCGCCGGGGCTGGAATACTGCTACAATCCCAGCCGTCATCCCGAGGAACAGCTGTCCTCCAAGGACCTGGTATCCTGTGCCTATCAGGTGGCCCGAGGCATGGAGTATCTCGCCTCCAAGAAG TGCATACACCGAGACCTGGCCGCCAGGAACGTGCTGGTGACGGAGGACAACGTGATGAAGATCGCAGACTTTGGCCTAGCTCGTGACATCCACCACATCGACTACTATAAAAAGACGACCAAC GGCCGACTGCCTGTCAAGTGGATGGCACCCGAGGCCTTGTTTGACCGGATCTACACCCACCAGAGCGACGT GTGGTCTTTTGGGGTGCTTCTGTGGGAAATCTTCACTCTGGGCGGCTCCCCGTACCCTGGCGTCCCTGTGGAGGAGCTTTTCAAGCTGCTGAAGGAGGGTCATCGTATGGACAAGCCCAGTAACTGCACCAATGAGCT GTACATGATGATGCGAGACTGCTGGCATGCGGTACCCTCTCAAAGACCTACCTTCAAGCAGCTGGTGGAAGACCTGGACCGCATAGTGGCCTTGACCTCCAACCAG GAGTACCTGGACCTATCAATGCCCCTGGACCAGTACTCCCCCAGCTTCCCCGACACCCGCAGCTCTACCTGCTCCTCTGGGGAGGATTCCGTCTTCTCTCACGAGCCCTTGCCCGAGGAGCCCTGTCTGCCCCGACACCCGGCCCAGCTGGCCAATGGCGGACTCAAACGGCGCTGA
- the FGFR1 gene encoding fibroblast growth factor receptor 1 isoform X4, whose protein sequence is MWSWKCLLFWAVLVTATLCTARPAPTLPEQAQPWGAPVEVESLLVHPGDLLQLRCRLRDDVQSINWLRDGVQLVESNRTRITGEEVEVRDSVPADSGLYACVTSSPSGSDTTYFSVNVSDALPSSEDDDDDDDSSSEEKETDNTKPNRMPVAPYWTSPEKMEKKLHAVPAAKTVKFKCPSSGTPNPTLRWLKNGKEFKPDHRIGGYKVRYATWSIIMDSVVPSDKGNYTCVVENEYGSINHTYQLDVVERSPHRPILQAGLPANKTVALGSNVEFMCKVYSDPQPHIQWLKHIEVNGSKIGPDNLPYVQILKTAGVNTTDKEMEVLHLRNVSFEDAGEYTCLAGNSIGLSHHSAWLTVLEALEERPAVMTSPLYLEIIIYCTGAFLISCMVGSVIIYKMKSGTKKSDFHSQMAVHKLAKSIPLRRQVTECRWGVSADSSASMNSGVLLVRPSRLSSSGTPMLAGVSEYELPEDPRWELPRDRLVLGKPLGEGCFGQVVLAEAIGLDKDKPNRVTKVAVKMLKSDATEKDLSDLISEMEMMKMIGKHKNIINLLGACTQDGPLYVIVEYASKGNLREYLQARRPPGLEYCYNPSRHPEEQLSSKDLVSCAYQVARGMEYLASKKCIHRDLAARNVLVTEDNVMKIADFGLARDIHHIDYYKKTTNGRLPVKWMAPEALFDRIYTHQSDVWSFGVLLWEIFTLGGSPYPGVPVEELFKLLKEGHRMDKPSNCTNELYMMMRDCWHAVPSQRPTFKQLVEDLDRIVALTSNQEYLDLSMPLDQYSPSFPDTRSSTCSSGEDSVFSHEPLPEEPCLPRHPAQLANGGLKRR, encoded by the exons CCCAGCCCTGGGGAGCCCCCGTGGAAGTGGAGTCCCTCCTGGTCCACCCCGGTGACCTGCTGCAGCTCCGCTGTCGGCTGCGGGACGATGTTCAGAGCATCAACTGGCTGCGGGACGGGGTGCAGCTGGTGGAAAGCAACCGCACCCGCATCAcgggggaggaggtggaggtgcgGGATTCCGTGCCCGCCGACTCCGGCCTCTACGCCTGCGTGACCAGCAGCCCCTCGGGCAGCGATACCACCTACTTCTCCGTCAACGTCTCAG ATGCTCTCCCCTCCTCGGAGgacgatgatgacgatgatgactCCTCTTCAGAGGAGAAAGAGACCGATAACACCAAACCAAACCGTATGC CCGTGGCTCCCTACTGGACGTCGccagaaaagatggaaaagaaactgCACGCAGTGCCAGCTGCCAAGACAGTGAAGTTCAAATGCCCTTCCAGTGGGACCCCTAACCCCACGCTCCGCTGGCTGAAAAATGGCAAAGAATTCAAGCCTGACCACAGGATCGGAGGCTACAAG GTCCGTTATGCCACCTGGAGCATCATAATGGACTCCGTGGTGCCTTCTGATAAGGGCAACTACACCTGTGTCGTGGAGAACGAGTATGGCAGCATCAACCACACCTACCAGCTTGATGTCGTGG agCGGTCCCCTCACCGGCCCATCCTGCAGGCAGGGTTGCCAGCCAACAAGACAGTGGCCCTGGGCAGCAATGTGGAGTTCATGTGTAAGGTGTACAGCGACCCGCAGCCCCATATCCAGTGGCTAAAGCACATCGAGGTGAATGGGAGTAAGATTGGTCCGGACAACCTGCCTTATGTCCAGATCTTGAAG ACGGCCGGAGTTAATACCACCGACAAAGAGATGGAGGTGCTGCACTTAAGGAATGTCTCCTTTGAGGACGCGGGGGAGTATACATGCTTGGCGGGTAACTCTATCGGACTCTCCCATCACTCTGCATGGTTGACCGTTCTGGAAG CCCTGGAAGAGAGACCGGCGGTGATGACCTCGCCCCTGTACCTGGAGATCATCATCTATTGCACGGGGGCCTTCCTCATCTCCTGCATGGTGGGGTCTGTCATCATCTATAAGATGAAGAGTGGCACCAAGAAGAGTGACTTCCACAGCCAGATGGCCGTGCACAAGCTGGCCAAGAGCATCCCTCTGCGCAGACAGGTAACAGAATGTAGATGGGGG GTGTCGGCCGACTCCAGCGCATCCATGAACTCTGGGGTCCTGCTGGTCCGGCCCTCGCGTCTCTCCTCCAGCGGGACCCCCATGCTGGCTGGGGTCTCTGAATACGAGCTTCCCGAAGACCCTCGCTGGGAGCTGCCTCGGGACAG ACTGGTTTTAGGCAAACCCCTGGGAGAGGGCTGCTTTGGGCAGGTGGTGTTGGCGGAGGCCATTGGGCTGGACAAGGACAAACCCAACCGGGTGACCAAAGTGGCTGTGAAGATGCTGAAGT CGGATGCAACCGAGAAAGACCTGTCGGACCTGATCTCCGAAATGGAGATGATGAAGATGATTGGGAAACACAAGAACATCATCAACCTGCTGGGGGCCTGCACGCAGGACG GCCCCCTGTATGTCATCGTGGAGTACGCCTCCAAGGGCAACCTCCGAGAGTACCTGCAGGCCCGGAGGCCGCCGGGGCTGGAATACTGCTACAATCCCAGCCGTCATCCCGAGGAACAGCTGTCCTCCAAGGACCTGGTATCCTGTGCCTATCAGGTGGCCCGAGGCATGGAGTATCTCGCCTCCAAGAAG TGCATACACCGAGACCTGGCCGCCAGGAACGTGCTGGTGACGGAGGACAACGTGATGAAGATCGCAGACTTTGGCCTAGCTCGTGACATCCACCACATCGACTACTATAAAAAGACGACCAAC GGCCGACTGCCTGTCAAGTGGATGGCACCCGAGGCCTTGTTTGACCGGATCTACACCCACCAGAGCGACGT GTGGTCTTTTGGGGTGCTTCTGTGGGAAATCTTCACTCTGGGCGGCTCCCCGTACCCTGGCGTCCCTGTGGAGGAGCTTTTCAAGCTGCTGAAGGAGGGTCATCGTATGGACAAGCCCAGTAACTGCACCAATGAGCT GTACATGATGATGCGAGACTGCTGGCATGCGGTACCCTCTCAAAGACCTACCTTCAAGCAGCTGGTGGAAGACCTGGACCGCATAGTGGCCTTGACCTCCAACCAG GAGTACCTGGACCTATCAATGCCCCTGGACCAGTACTCCCCCAGCTTCCCCGACACCCGCAGCTCTACCTGCTCCTCTGGGGAGGATTCCGTCTTCTCTCACGAGCCCTTGCCCGAGGAGCCCTGTCTGCCCCGACACCCGGCCCAGCTGGCCAATGGCGGACTCAAACGGCGCTGA